From a region of the Methylomonas rapida genome:
- a CDS encoding mechanosensitive ion channel domain-containing protein → MNGGYARPAIRLLIIVAAIFLLITHLMEPTLQNFIALLSAVGLALGFALKDYVSSQIAGIVTLFEIPYRVGDWISIDGSHKLLCVADFYLHPRHDGETVRDALYDVALTSAYLNLGTPISVVAKGEPWGIHYRLKAYPIEPRDQFRFIIDLTLRGKAILLVHGVEFAISPGRNSGF, encoded by the coding sequence GTGAATGGTGGGTATGCGCGGCCGGCTATCCGCTTGTTGATCATCGTCGCCGCGATCTTTTTATTGATCACGCATTTGATGGAACCGACCCTGCAGAATTTCATCGCACTGCTGAGCGCCGTGGGTCTGGCGTTGGGTTTTGCCTTGAAGGATTACGTCAGCAGCCAGATCGCCGGCATCGTTACGCTGTTCGAAATTCCCTATCGGGTTGGCGATTGGATCAGCATCGACGGCAGCCACAAGTTGCTGTGCGTGGCCGATTTTTATCTGCACCCACGCCACGACGGCGAAACCGTCAGGGATGCGTTATACGACGTAGCCCTGACCAGCGCCTATTTGAACCTCGGTACGCCGATCAGCGTGGTAGCAAAAGGCGAGCCCTGGGGCATACATTACCGGCTGAAGGCCTATCCGATAGAGCCGCGCGATCAATTCCGCTTCATCATCGACTTGACCTTGAGAGGAAAGGCCATCTTGTTGGTGCATGGCGTCGAATTTGCCATTTCCCCGGGTCGCAATAGCGGGTTTTAG
- a CDS encoding zeta toxin family protein, with amino-acid sequence MSQNPHRRIPAYRQLKRLRTALAIAQGTRLLSKLLQELEATVSHDQTKRVTYMTGLFSRIHREMFSDWREQVTVNHRPGTMLDKDKRKQFRIVIERLVLDGDSSKRHSAIFDNNGFVIHCEDIAERMARLYQDLRCIRPYSYGNRITLDFFITALGNLPAFKAVYEQGIDFRRLTPEDTAALHDPDSDHAAITQAFRHALDPTRTRSLLNQANGYGKWPENKRFLQGIPFLSHTTSDGVECIVTVNGGLVPLSSIEVDKFITGQHFVDNPLSVSEKVIGFLPGTEELRAPGKIAIDCIPVREDGVAPLFCLDINILTSLRPPSHAELLDLIKQFAGESATVFTLADNPTLKNKMLAATQGETRLRRTVEIAYQRLTKINQALQRALEKIFTDKIPADKPRLFMCMGGAGAGKTAVEEIARAQCGENFVIASLDEFRKLSDLYCLLTAADHHSDDYVYVEPFANRLRDLVAEHARQRKINLLYDGTGIPYQPRYSGVIGQFQAAGFHTQITAVDAFLVKPAGREQELSRSGVIGSVKARFEATGRALPWVVTIDKHIRSPQSFLQALQDAALAKLSLFANDGERDQHYLVAESFLLYDEDVEHLQQQQINGTLAQHCLTMMSRHKDSILKNLAQGNEASLQALIARNPGLSEDNVGYLVYRGSEHNRVLLIYNLKRLVDFVQKRQLNPNASGEEGLLHKPTALAFHVDPAAKQAWITRLQGTVE; translated from the coding sequence ATGAGTCAAAACCCCCACCGGCGCATCCCGGCCTACCGGCAACTGAAGCGCCTGCGCACGGCGCTGGCGATTGCCCAGGGTACGCGGCTGTTGTCCAAACTGCTGCAGGAACTGGAGGCGACCGTCTCCCACGACCAGACCAAGCGCGTCACCTATATGACCGGTTTGTTCTCCCGCATCCACCGGGAAATGTTCAGCGACTGGCGGGAACAAGTCACCGTCAATCACCGGCCCGGCACCATGCTGGACAAGGACAAACGCAAGCAGTTTCGCATCGTCATCGAGCGCCTGGTATTGGACGGCGACAGCAGCAAACGCCACAGCGCGATTTTCGACAACAACGGCTTTGTCATCCATTGCGAGGACATCGCCGAACGCATGGCCAGGCTGTACCAGGATTTGCGCTGCATCCGGCCTTATTCCTACGGCAACCGCATCACGCTGGACTTTTTCATCACCGCATTGGGCAATCTGCCGGCCTTCAAGGCCGTCTACGAACAGGGCATAGACTTCCGCCGCCTGACGCCGGAGGACACCGCGGCCCTACACGATCCCGACAGCGATCATGCCGCGATCACTCAGGCTTTTAGGCATGCGCTGGACCCAACGCGCACCCGCAGCCTGCTCAACCAGGCCAACGGCTATGGCAAATGGCCGGAAAACAAACGCTTCTTGCAGGGCATTCCGTTTCTGTCGCATACCACCTCCGACGGCGTGGAGTGCATCGTCACGGTCAATGGCGGCCTGGTGCCCCTGAGCAGCATCGAAGTGGACAAATTCATCACCGGCCAGCATTTCGTCGACAACCCATTGAGCGTGTCCGAAAAAGTCATAGGCTTCCTGCCCGGCACCGAAGAATTGCGCGCGCCCGGCAAGATCGCCATCGATTGCATTCCGGTGCGTGAAGACGGCGTGGCGCCGTTGTTTTGCCTGGACATCAACATCCTGACCAGTCTGCGCCCACCCAGCCACGCCGAGTTGCTGGACTTGATCAAGCAATTCGCCGGCGAATCCGCCACGGTGTTCACCTTGGCCGATAACCCGACATTAAAAAACAAGATGCTGGCCGCCACCCAAGGCGAAACACGCCTGCGCCGCACGGTGGAAATCGCCTACCAGCGCCTGACCAAGATCAACCAAGCCCTGCAACGCGCCCTGGAAAAGATATTCACCGACAAAATTCCGGCCGATAAGCCCAGATTGTTCATGTGCATGGGCGGGGCCGGAGCCGGTAAAACGGCGGTCGAAGAAATCGCCCGCGCTCAATGCGGCGAGAATTTCGTCATCGCTTCACTCGACGAATTCCGCAAGCTCAGCGATCTGTATTGCCTGCTGACGGCCGCCGACCATCACAGTGACGATTACGTCTATGTGGAACCCTTCGCCAACCGATTGCGCGATCTGGTCGCGGAACATGCCCGTCAACGCAAGATCAATCTCCTGTACGACGGCACCGGCATTCCCTATCAGCCGCGCTATTCCGGCGTGATCGGTCAATTCCAGGCCGCCGGTTTCCATACCCAGATCACTGCGGTCGACGCCTTTCTGGTCAAGCCAGCCGGCCGTGAGCAGGAATTGTCGCGTTCCGGCGTGATCGGCAGCGTCAAGGCCCGCTTCGAAGCCACCGGCCGCGCCCTGCCCTGGGTGGTGACGATAGACAAACACATCCGTTCGCCGCAGTCCTTTCTGCAAGCCTTGCAGGATGCAGCACTGGCGAAACTGTCGCTGTTCGCCAACGACGGCGAGCGCGATCAACATTATCTGGTCGCGGAAAGTTTTTTATTGTACGACGAGGATGTCGAACACCTGCAACAGCAGCAAATCAACGGCACACTGGCGCAGCATTGCCTCACCATGATGAGCCGGCACAAGGATTCGATACTGAAAAATCTGGCCCAGGGCAACGAAGCAAGTTTGCAAGCCCTGATAGCCCGCAATCCGGGCCTGAGCGAAGACAACGTAGGCTATCTAGTCTATAGAGGCAGCGAGCACAATCGGGTGCTGTTGATATACAACCTGAAACGCCTGGTGGATTTCGTGCAAAAGCGCCAGCTCAACCCCAACGCCTCCGGCGAGGAAGGTCTATTGCATAAACCGACCGCGCTGGCGTTTCATGTCGATCCGGCGGCGAAACAGGCCTGGATCACGCGCTTGCAGGGAACGGTGGAATGA
- a CDS encoding Tll0287-like domain-containing protein gives MKNGIKYSVLLVLFSGAVCASQADDDAAKQTYLQESRQITQAFMQSLGGTLKQQLETTSAENAIGVCKYVAPALAADYSKDGRLVRRVSLKNRNKTLGQPDAWERDILEKFDQQKAQDIATLETSEVMEDSDGRWLRYMKAIPTQPMCLQCHGQPSDLSAGVKAILAKEYPEDSATGYRVGDIRGAVSIKQKWPIQP, from the coding sequence ATGAAAAATGGCATTAAATATAGTGTGCTGCTGGTGTTGTTTTCCGGCGCGGTTTGCGCAAGCCAAGCCGATGACGATGCGGCCAAACAAACTTATTTGCAGGAAAGCCGGCAGATTACCCAGGCCTTCATGCAGAGCCTCGGCGGTACCTTGAAACAGCAACTGGAAACCACTAGCGCCGAAAATGCGATCGGCGTTTGTAAATACGTGGCGCCGGCCTTGGCCGCCGATTACTCCAAGGACGGCCGTCTAGTGAGGCGGGTATCGCTGAAAAACCGCAATAAAACCTTGGGGCAGCCGGATGCCTGGGAGCGGGACATTTTGGAAAAATTCGACCAGCAAAAAGCCCAAGACATCGCGACACTGGAAACGAGCGAGGTCATGGAAGACTCGGACGGCCGCTGGTTGCGTTATATGAAAGCCATTCCGACTCAGCCCATGTGCCTGCAATGTCATGGCCAGCCTAGCGACCTATCGGCGGGAGTCAAAGCCATATTGGCCAAGGAATATCCCGAAGATAGCGCGACGGGTTATCGCGTCGGCGATATTCGCGGCGCCGTGTCGATCAAGCAAAAATGGCCGATACAGCCATAG
- a CDS encoding DUF3592 domain-containing protein — MEVIYITGALMIGLIVFAIGYKFYQVHKAANWLQTNGKVISAKAVSRRLRTAQTRFGAEKGGDEQIRNFADIRYEYRVNGKRYTGQRVGIGEDLGDHDVAGTLGRYPRGCSVTVYYNPAAPSEAVLERDAPEGVWRTMIIFLLVLVALAVGGGMGFDKLATSLETKLSDPARAVPVAACLGLAAFLMLMGEALRRQVRDAQAWPITEGHIESAIVDKFMSLEHNPHHSTISMRWQRLFRPDVVYRYTVANVEYRGTRISLGGRVYATFDAFARQRIRPYRPGDRVTVHYDPANPALALLETRAYGGWVPWVLALLLVLAAGMIALR; from the coding sequence ATGGAAGTCATCTATATCACCGGTGCGCTGATGATCGGCCTGATTGTCTTCGCCATCGGTTACAAGTTCTACCAGGTCCACAAGGCCGCCAATTGGCTGCAGACCAACGGCAAAGTGATCAGTGCCAAGGCGGTGTCACGGCGGCTGAGGACCGCACAGACACGCTTCGGCGCGGAAAAGGGCGGCGACGAGCAGATCCGTAACTTCGCCGACATCCGTTACGAATACCGGGTGAACGGCAAGCGTTACACCGGCCAGCGCGTCGGCATCGGTGAGGATCTCGGTGATCATGACGTGGCCGGCACGCTGGGCCGATACCCGCGCGGCTGCAGCGTCACCGTGTACTACAACCCGGCTGCCCCATCCGAGGCGGTACTGGAGCGAGATGCGCCGGAAGGCGTGTGGCGCACGATGATCATCTTCCTCCTGGTGCTGGTCGCGCTGGCGGTGGGTGGCGGCATGGGCTTTGACAAATTGGCCACCAGCCTCGAGACCAAGCTGAGCGATCCGGCGCGCGCGGTGCCGGTCGCCGCCTGCCTGGGTCTGGCGGCGTTTCTGATGCTGATGGGCGAGGCTCTGCGCCGCCAGGTCCGCGACGCACAGGCATGGCCGATCACAGAGGGACATATCGAGAGCGCAATCGTGGATAAGTTCATGTCCCTGGAACACAACCCCCATCACTCCACCATCAGCATGCGCTGGCAGCGCTTGTTCCGCCCGGATGTGGTATATCGCTACACGGTCGCCAACGTCGAATATCGTGGTACGCGGATAAGCCTCGGCGGCCGGGTCTATGCCACCTTCGACGCCTTCGCGCGCCAGCGCATCCGCCCTTACCGGCCGGGTGACAGGGTCACCGTCCATTATGATCCGGCCAATCCCGCGCTGGCATTGCTGGAAACGCGTGCCTACGGCGGCTGGGTGCCTTGGGTGCTGGCGTTACTGTTGGTGCTTGCGGCCGGCATGATCGCCTTGCGCTGA
- a CDS encoding Panacea domain-containing protein, with translation MLITHEREKLINAILYFAEHTEHTGKTKLFKLLYLLDFEHYRQTGRSVTGLNYYAWKLGPVPVALDEEIEEPAADLDAAVTLGQEPVFNHIRMRIKALQTFDPSHFSKRELRLLASIAERYKNSFAKDMVDVTHGKGDPWDRVYADGQGFNAPIPYELAVLGKDSALILERAREYQALRQHYSA, from the coding sequence ATGCTAATCACCCATGAACGCGAAAAACTGATTAACGCGATCCTGTATTTTGCGGAACATACCGAACATACTGGTAAGACCAAGCTATTCAAACTGCTCTACCTTTTGGATTTCGAGCATTATCGGCAAACGGGCCGCAGCGTGACCGGGTTGAATTACTATGCCTGGAAGCTGGGGCCGGTGCCGGTGGCGCTGGATGAGGAAATCGAAGAGCCCGCGGCGGATTTGGACGCCGCGGTCACATTGGGGCAAGAACCGGTTTTTAACCATATTCGTATGCGTATCAAAGCGCTGCAAACTTTCGACCCAAGCCACTTTAGCAAGCGGGAGTTGCGTTTGCTGGCAAGCATTGCCGAACGCTATAAAAACAGCTTTGCCAAGGATATGGTCGATGTCACTCATGGCAAAGGTGATCCATGGGATAGAGTTTATGCCGATGGCCAAGGCTTTAACGCGCCTATCCCGTATGAATTGGCCGTATTGGGAAAAGATAGCGCATTGATCCTGGAGCGAGCGCGAGAGTATCAAGCTTTACGCCAACATTATTCCGCTTGA
- a CDS encoding site-specific DNA-methyltransferase translates to MAYLEDKIQQVQDKELRDILLAEVKKLKKEKKFGLVFEEHVPELVPVFSAPIRPRATVALKDGDLLETFRVKRIKGDQATVSQDNDGTERVFPISQLVVVQRFGEAIYPALELKDMVQNGGDRPFHTLIEADNYHALQLLDYLYAGQVDCIYIDPPYNTGAKDWKYNNNYVDSNDSWRHSKWLTFMEKRLKLAKRLLKPDTGVLIVTIDEHEVHHLRCLLAQILPNAFIQMVTAVINPKGVSQGRFSRVEEYLIYCFMPSANVLTTFDDLLNRDEKRTNIPRWSSLLRSGNNARRIDRKNMFYPILIDLEKMIAVDVGEPLLDGDPILGQKEKGLSLAWPIRADGTFGNWGVGHKTLLTLIQQGFVAVRGYDDKRKTFSIYYLNEKLRRQIETGDLIITGRDEVTNVVEVEYAATKLFQPKTVWHRSIHDAGAYGSDLIKKILGESSGFTFPKSVYSTHDAVFPIVKENKSALVVDFFSGSGTTLNATNLINATDKGNRRCILVTNNEVSAEESKALQEQGFMPGDAEYEKHGICQSVTWPRSKYTILGKRDDGTLLEGDYLTGRTITKEKRRTFKQIGFIDSEQLTVARKKELVSLLDGIPQSKINKDAAFFVDEECKASILFDEAEADAYLDALEDMMHIETFYLVMANNALFKRLKDAINELLGPLQISEEEKRPMSNGFEANLAYFKLDFLDADEVQLGRKFAALLPILWLMAGAKGPCPNSPNNAPYFLPEQCPFAVLLDEHCFLAFKTALQARPGISHVFLVTNSEDGFFAMRDELAGHLQVVQLYKDYLDQFKINTQRERS, encoded by the coding sequence GTGGCTTACCTTGAAGACAAAATCCAGCAAGTCCAGGACAAAGAGCTCCGGGACATTTTGTTGGCGGAAGTTAAAAAGCTCAAGAAAGAGAAAAAGTTCGGTTTGGTGTTTGAAGAGCATGTACCGGAATTGGTGCCTGTGTTTAGCGCACCGATTCGCCCGCGCGCGACTGTGGCGCTGAAAGATGGCGACTTGTTAGAGACCTTCCGGGTTAAACGGATTAAGGGCGACCAAGCCACCGTCAGCCAAGACAACGACGGCACTGAGCGGGTTTTTCCCATCAGCCAATTGGTCGTGGTACAGCGTTTCGGCGAAGCCATTTATCCCGCGTTGGAATTGAAAGACATGGTGCAAAATGGCGGCGACCGGCCTTTTCATACACTGATTGAAGCCGACAATTACCATGCCCTGCAATTATTGGACTATCTGTATGCCGGGCAAGTGGATTGCATCTATATCGATCCGCCGTACAACACAGGTGCCAAGGATTGGAAATATAACAATAACTATGTCGATAGCAATGACAGTTGGCGGCATAGCAAATGGCTGACGTTTATGGAAAAACGGCTGAAATTGGCAAAACGCCTACTAAAACCAGATACCGGGGTTCTCATTGTGACCATTGATGAACATGAGGTTCATCATTTGAGATGCTTGCTTGCTCAGATTTTGCCAAATGCATTCATTCAAATGGTTACCGCTGTTATCAATCCCAAAGGGGTTTCACAAGGTAGGTTTTCCAGAGTAGAGGAATATTTAATCTATTGCTTTATGCCTTCAGCAAATGTTCTTACGACTTTTGATGACCTCCTAAATAGGGACGAGAAACGTACCAACATTCCCAGATGGTCAAGCTTATTGAGATCAGGGAACAATGCGCGGCGCATTGATAGAAAAAATATGTTCTATCCAATATTAATTGACTTAGAAAAAATGATTGCGGTAGATGTTGGTGAACCGCTTTTGGATGGCGACCCGATTTTGGGCCAAAAGGAAAAAGGCTTATCACTAGCATGGCCTATCAGAGCAGATGGCACATTTGGCAACTGGGGCGTCGGCCACAAAACATTACTTACTTTAATTCAACAAGGATTTGTAGCCGTCAGGGGATACGACGATAAACGCAAAACGTTTTCTATTTATTATTTAAATGAAAAATTAAGACGCCAAATAGAAACTGGGGACTTGATCATCACTGGAAGGGATGAGGTTACTAATGTAGTGGAAGTCGAATATGCTGCTACTAAATTATTTCAACCAAAAACAGTGTGGCATCGAAGCATTCATGATGCTGGCGCATACGGATCAGACCTCATAAAAAAAATATTAGGTGAGTCAAGTGGGTTCACTTTCCCCAAATCTGTCTATTCAACTCATGATGCTGTTTTTCCAATAGTTAAAGAAAATAAATCGGCTTTGGTTGTTGATTTTTTTTCAGGTTCTGGAACGACCCTTAACGCGACAAACCTGATCAATGCCACTGATAAAGGCAACCGTCGCTGTATTCTGGTTACCAATAACGAAGTATCTGCCGAAGAATCAAAAGCCTTGCAGGAACAAGGCTTCATGCCCGGCGATGCCGAATATGAAAAACACGGCATTTGCCAATCCGTGACTTGGCCGCGTAGCAAATACACCATTCTTGGTAAACGCGATGACGGCACATTGTTGGAAGGAGATTATTTAACCGGTCGTACCATCACCAAAGAAAAACGCCGTACCTTTAAACAAATCGGCTTTATCGACAGCGAGCAACTAACGGTCGCACGCAAAAAAGAGTTGGTCAGTTTGCTAGACGGTATCCCGCAATCCAAAATCAATAAAGACGCAGCCTTTTTTGTCGATGAAGAATGCAAGGCTTCTATCTTATTTGATGAGGCAGAAGCCGATGCCTATCTGGATGCATTGGAAGACATGATGCATATCGAGACTTTCTATTTGGTCATGGCCAATAATGCGCTGTTCAAACGATTGAAGGACGCCATCAACGAACTGCTTGGTCCGCTGCAAATCAGCGAGGAAGAAAAGCGGCCAATGAGTAACGGGTTTGAGGCGAATTTGGCCTATTTCAAATTGGATTTTCTGGATGCCGACGAGGTGCAATTAGGCCGGAAGTTTGCCGCGCTGTTACCCATTTTATGGCTGATGGCCGGAGCCAAAGGACCATGCCCCAATAGTCCCAACAATGCGCCCTATTTTCTGCCCGAACAATGTCCGTTTGCGGTGTTACTGGATGAGCATTGCTTTCTGGCGTTCAAGACGGCTTTGCAGGCGCGTCCCGGTATAAGCCATGTGTTTCTGGTCACCAATTCAGAGGACGGTTTTTTCGCGATGCGCGACGAACTAGCCGGTCATTTGCAAGTAGTGCAGCTTTACAAAGATTATCTGGATCAATTCAAAATCAATACGCAACGGGAGCGATCATGA
- a CDS encoding DEAD/DEAH box helicase has product MRLVLKDFQEGTVKELIKKIKQTKNYVKDGDPQAIIFASPTGSGKTVMVAALIEAIFTGTDEIMAEPEAVFLWLSDQPELNEQSRSKIASASNRLRDSDLVIIDSNFDQETFDGGKIYFLNTQKLGKDKNLVKIKGDGRHNTILETIQKTQDILQDKFYLIIDEAHRGMNQSSRDANTAKTIVQQFVFGHNELPAIQLILGVSATPKRFQDLLQNPKSYHNRGQQQVSVNPEDVTASGLLKDQIVLYHPTGDQPSDWSLLAAAARQWFKVRDKWNAYTQSQAIEAVKPILVIQVEDGNDRILSKTDLAQVIAVLEKEVGPIQDDELAHSFQDDKALIVGDRKIRKIDASRIQNDEKVKFVLFKMSLTTGWDCPRAEVMMSFRKANDHTLIAQLIGRMVRTPLARRIENQDFLNSVSLYLPHYDQEGLNQVIENLKSDPESVPPTDVVEGAEQVTLYRATEHSETFAALQTVPSYRIERIRKTSDTRRLMRLARLLTAIHNLDPEALPNAKQQILDMLKREIERLEQNDSQFAEKLQGCNEIAIQPVTVDQGKWTTLTGVIEKIPLSDANVEELFQRAGQRLGEGLHIDYWTKFYDTNDPQRPKLELFLALQQQAVWEALEKSSLQLFNALLKQNHTKIGKLASSEREKYNKLKVVAKDPEPIDWELPDEIIVSRLTDAVEWVKHVYLAEDGKYFSSLNNWEKKVMEAEMAQENMIGWLRNEARKPWSFTIPYEYNGAVQPMFPDFLVIRKQDDVLIVDVLEPHGSALADSWAKAVGLAKFASKHGDRVGRIELIRVEGSHIKRLDVNDNHNRQKVLAVNSNQHLDQLFADL; this is encoded by the coding sequence ATGAGATTGGTGCTAAAGGATTTTCAGGAAGGAACTGTTAAAGAATTGATTAAAAAAATCAAGCAAACCAAAAATTACGTGAAGGATGGTGATCCGCAAGCGATTATTTTTGCCTCACCGACAGGTTCCGGCAAAACGGTTATGGTCGCCGCCTTGATTGAAGCCATTTTTACGGGTACTGATGAAATTATGGCCGAACCGGAGGCTGTGTTTTTATGGTTGTCCGATCAGCCAGAATTGAATGAGCAATCACGCAGCAAGATTGCCAGTGCTTCCAACCGGTTACGTGATAGCGATTTAGTGATAATCGATAGTAATTTCGACCAGGAAACATTTGATGGTGGCAAGATCTATTTTCTGAATACGCAAAAGTTGGGCAAGGATAAAAATCTGGTCAAAATCAAAGGCGATGGTCGGCATAATACGATTTTGGAAACCATCCAGAAAACTCAGGATATTTTACAAGACAAGTTTTATCTGATTATTGATGAAGCTCATCGAGGGATGAACCAATCATCCAGGGATGCAAATACTGCAAAAACAATTGTTCAGCAATTTGTTTTTGGCCACAATGAACTGCCGGCCATTCAATTGATACTCGGTGTTTCTGCCACCCCTAAGCGTTTTCAAGATTTATTGCAGAATCCAAAGTCATACCATAATCGCGGACAGCAACAAGTTTCAGTCAATCCAGAAGATGTTACCGCTTCGGGGTTATTGAAAGACCAAATCGTTTTATACCATCCCACTGGAGATCAGCCGTCGGATTGGTCTTTGTTAGCCGCTGCCGCTCGCCAATGGTTTAAAGTGCGCGACAAATGGAATGCCTACACGCAATCCCAAGCTATTGAAGCGGTTAAGCCGATTCTGGTGATCCAAGTAGAAGACGGTAACGACCGCATATTGAGTAAAACTGATTTGGCCCAGGTGATTGCCGTTTTGGAAAAGGAAGTAGGTCCGATTCAGGATGATGAGCTGGCGCATAGCTTTCAGGACGACAAAGCATTAATAGTCGGTGACCGCAAAATCCGCAAGATCGATGCATCTAGGATTCAGAACGACGAGAAAGTTAAATTCGTGTTGTTCAAAATGAGTTTAACGACCGGCTGGGATTGTCCGCGCGCGGAAGTCATGATGTCTTTCCGCAAAGCCAACGACCATACTTTAATTGCGCAATTGATCGGGCGCATGGTGCGCACTCCGCTGGCTCGACGGATTGAAAACCAGGATTTTTTGAATTCGGTTTCCTTGTATTTGCCGCATTACGATCAAGAGGGACTGAATCAGGTGATTGAAAACCTGAAATCCGATCCCGAAAGCGTGCCACCAACTGATGTTGTCGAAGGTGCAGAGCAAGTTACGCTGTACCGCGCCACTGAACATTCCGAAACATTTGCCGCACTGCAAACGGTTCCGAGTTACCGTATCGAACGCATTCGCAAAACTTCGGATACCCGGCGCTTGATGCGTTTGGCGCGTTTATTAACGGCCATCCATAATCTTGATCCTGAAGCCTTGCCTAACGCCAAACAACAGATTTTGGACATGCTCAAAAGAGAAATTGAGCGACTGGAGCAAAATGATAGTCAGTTTGCGGAAAAATTGCAGGGCTGTAATGAAATCGCCATTCAGCCTGTAACCGTCGATCAAGGCAAGTGGACGACTTTGACGGGAGTCATTGAAAAAATTCCGTTGTCCGATGCCAATGTTGAAGAGCTATTTCAACGCGCCGGTCAACGACTCGGCGAAGGATTGCATATCGATTATTGGACGAAATTCTACGATACCAATGATCCGCAACGGCCTAAACTGGAGTTGTTTTTAGCATTGCAGCAGCAAGCGGTTTGGGAAGCTTTGGAAAAAAGCAGTTTGCAGCTTTTTAATGCCTTGCTGAAGCAAAATCACACCAAAATCGGGAAGCTGGCCAGTTCTGAGCGTGAGAAATACAACAAGCTGAAAGTCGTAGCCAAAGACCCTGAGCCGATCGATTGGGAATTGCCGGATGAAATTATCGTTAGCCGTTTAACGGATGCCGTTGAATGGGTTAAGCACGTTTATCTGGCTGAAGACGGTAAATATTTTTCGTCTTTGAATAACTGGGAAAAGAAGGTCATGGAAGCCGAAATGGCCCAGGAAAACATGATTGGTTGGCTACGGAACGAAGCCCGCAAACCTTGGTCGTTTACTATTCCTTATGAATACAACGGTGCTGTACAACCTATGTTTCCGGATTTTCTGGTGATTCGAAAGCAGGATGATGTTTTGATTGTCGATGTTTTGGAACCTCATGGCTCTGCATTAGCCGATAGTTGGGCAAAGGCTGTAGGCTTGGCAAAGTTTGCATCTAAACATGGTGATAGAGTTGGACGCATTGAGCTAATTCGAGTTGAAGGGAGTCATATCAAGCGGCTTGATGTCAACGACAACCATAACCGGCAAAAGGTGTTGGCTGTGAATAGTAACCAGCATTTGGATCAGTTGTTTGCTGATTTATGA
- the hemF gene encoding oxygen-dependent coproporphyrinogen oxidase has product MTEDDITQVKNYLLNLQDQICAALETQEPEARFIEDAWQREEGGGGRTRVLSNGKVFEQGGVNFSHVSGFNLPPSATAKRPELANRQYEAMGVSLVIHPRNPYVPTSHANVRFFIAKKDGEPTIWWFGGGFDLTPFYPFKEDVLHWHQTAREACLPFGHDKYVQYKKWCDDYFFLKHRNETRGVGGLFFDDLNQPDFPQAFGFMQSVGDHYIPAYLPIVEKRKDTPYGERERNFQLYRRGRYVEFNLVYDRGTLFGLQSGGRTESILMSMPPVAHWQYNWQAEPGSPEAELYECYLKPQNWLDT; this is encoded by the coding sequence ATGACCGAAGACGACATTACTCAAGTAAAGAACTATTTACTGAATTTACAAGATCAAATTTGCGCGGCATTGGAAACGCAGGAGCCAGAGGCGCGCTTCATAGAGGATGCCTGGCAGCGCGAGGAAGGCGGTGGCGGACGAACCCGGGTACTATCGAATGGCAAGGTATTCGAGCAGGGCGGCGTCAATTTCTCGCATGTCTCCGGCTTCAATCTGCCGCCGTCGGCGACCGCCAAGCGCCCGGAACTGGCCAACCGCCAATATGAAGCCATGGGCGTATCGCTGGTGATCCATCCGCGCAATCCTTACGTGCCGACCTCGCATGCCAATGTGCGCTTCTTCATCGCCAAAAAAGACGGCGAACCGACGATCTGGTGGTTTGGCGGCGGTTTCGATTTGACACCGTTTTATCCGTTCAAGGAAGACGTGCTGCACTGGCACCAGACCGCGCGCGAGGCCTGCCTGCCATTCGGCCACGACAAATACGTGCAATACAAAAAATGGTGCGACGACTATTTTTTCCTGAAGCACCGCAATGAAACCCGCGGCGTCGGCGGTCTGTTCTTCGACGACCTGAACCAGCCGGATTTCCCTCAAGCCTTTGGTTTCATGCAAAGCGTCGGCGATCATTACATCCCGGCCTATCTGCCCATCGTCGAGAAACGCAAGGATACGCCTTACGGCGAACGGGAACGCAATTTTCAGTTGTATCGGCGCGGCCGCTATGTCGAATTCAATCTGGTCTACGACCGCGGCACCCTGTTTGGCCTGCAATCGGGCGGCAGGACAGAATCCATTTTGATGTCGATGCCGCCAGTGGCACACTGGCAATATAATTGGCAAGCTGAACCCGGCAGCCCCGAAGCGGAACTCTACGAATGCTATTTGAAACCGCAAAATTGGCTGGACACATAA